In the genome of Raphanus sativus cultivar WK10039 chromosome 4, ASM80110v3, whole genome shotgun sequence, one region contains:
- the LOC108852397 gene encoding microtubule-destabilizing protein 60-like isoform X1 yields MCTGKSSHTKSSPKKFGKISPASSVLSLGSNSKGLNKVELKDRADDKTKAAAAKNVAKAPAKAPAKENKKPLEFKLHSGERAVKRAMFNYTVATNYYITKLQKKQEERLQKMIEEEEIRMLRKEMVPKAQLMPFFDRPFLPQRSSRPLTMPKEPSFGNVNSTCWTCVFNNQHYLYHIHHAHA; encoded by the exons AAGTTTGGGAAAATAAGTCCAGCTTCTTCTGTACTGTCCCTGGGTTCCAACAGTAAAGGATTG AACAAAGTGGAACTCAAAGATAGAGCGGATGACAAAACCAAGGCAGCCGCTGCTAAG AATGTTGCAAAGGCACCTGCAAAGGCACCagcaaaagagaacaaaaagcCTCTTGAGTTCAAGCTTCACTCTGGCGAGAGAGCAGTGAAACGTGCCATGTTCAACTACACG GTTGCAACAAATTATTATATCACAAAACTACAGAAGAAACAAGAAGAGAGGTTGCAGAAG ATGATAGAAGAGGAAGAGATTCGCATGCTAAGAAAGGAAATGGTTCCAAAAGCTCAACTAATGCCTTTCTTCGATAGACCGTTCCTCCCACAGAG ATCGAGCAGACCATTGACGATGCCAAAGGAACCAAGCTTTGGAAATGTAAACagtacttgttggacttgtgTCTTCAACAACCAACACTATCTCTACCATATTCATCATGCTCATGCTTAA
- the LOC108852397 gene encoding microtubule-destabilizing protein 60-like isoform X2, giving the protein MCTGKSSHTKSSPKNKVELKDRADDKTKAAAAKNVAKAPAKAPAKENKKPLEFKLHSGERAVKRAMFNYTVATNYYITKLQKKQEERLQKMIEEEEIRMLRKEMVPKAQLMPFFDRPFLPQRSSRPLTMPKEPSFGNVNSTCWTCVFNNQHYLYHIHHAHA; this is encoded by the exons AACAAAGTGGAACTCAAAGATAGAGCGGATGACAAAACCAAGGCAGCCGCTGCTAAG AATGTTGCAAAGGCACCTGCAAAGGCACCagcaaaagagaacaaaaagcCTCTTGAGTTCAAGCTTCACTCTGGCGAGAGAGCAGTGAAACGTGCCATGTTCAACTACACG GTTGCAACAAATTATTATATCACAAAACTACAGAAGAAACAAGAAGAGAGGTTGCAGAAG ATGATAGAAGAGGAAGAGATTCGCATGCTAAGAAAGGAAATGGTTCCAAAAGCTCAACTAATGCCTTTCTTCGATAGACCGTTCCTCCCACAGAG ATCGAGCAGACCATTGACGATGCCAAAGGAACCAAGCTTTGGAAATGTAAACagtacttgttggacttgtgTCTTCAACAACCAACACTATCTCTACCATATTCATCATGCTCATGCTTAA